The nucleotide window CAAAAGAAAGCATGCTTTTAAGAGTCATATTCTTACGAAGAAGTCTAAAAAGCGTAAGCTTGCATTGACCCATGATACTTTGGTACATGAGGCCGATGAAAACAATGTTAAATTAATGTTGCGTTTGAAGTAACATTTTTTAACCGGTTCAATTATTATAAACCCTGGAGTTAGGCTGAAGCAAAAAGTATTCAAAAAAGTATCTGATAGATCGCCTACTACAAAAAACAATTAAATTATGCCAAGATCAGTAAATTCTGTAGCAAAAAGAGCCCGAAGAAAAAAGGTTCTTAAACAAGCAAAAGGTTACTTCGGAAGACGTAAAAACGTTTGGACAGTAGCTAAAAATGCGGTTGAAAAAGCGATGCAATATTCGTACAGAGACCGCAGAAACAAAAAGAGAACATTCCGTGCCTTATGGATCCAAAGGATTAATGCAGGTGCTAGACAGTACGGTTTGTCCTATTCAAAATTTATGGGCTTATTAAAAGCTAATGATATTAACCTTAACCGTAAGGTTTTGGCGGATTTAGCAATGAATAACCCAGAAGCTTTTGAAGCAATTGTAAATAAAGTAAAATAGGCTATTGGCCTAGAAAATATTAACCATTTCGCTTATCAAACCCGGCTAATTAGGCCGGGTTTTTTATTGCTTCAATTTTGTTTCTTCTCTTGGTTTAGCCCTAAAAGTTCGGAATAAGCCATTTTAAATTCTTCCCAATCAACATAATGGTCACCAGAAGTATCATAACTCTCTATGAGTTTCCTTGCCACAATCCCCCTGATAAAACCACTGATCTCGGCTTCTTTCAATAATTTAACCAATTCTTGGCTACTTAACTTTCCATCACTGTTTTTATCAAAGAATCTGAATGCCTCTTGAGGCGAACTAAAATATTTGGTAATTAAAATTTGGATTTTTTCTAATATAGAATCATTAGTATCCATTTTGGCACAAAATCAATTTAAAGATTGAAAAAATCCAATTAATAAAATTTAAAATAGCTATTTAGGCTTAATGGAACCACCTGGTTTAGACGTTCCTTGTGGCTTTATACTACCACCTGGTTTAGAAGTTCCTTGAGGCTTTATACTGCCACCAGGCTTTGAAGTGCCTTGAGGCTTTATACTGCCACCTGGCTTTGAAGTACCTTGGGGTTTAATACTACCACCTGGTTTAGAAGCCCCTTGAGGCTTAATGCTACCACCTGGCTTAGATTTACTGTTGTCAGACATAATATAAAGGATTAATTAATTACTATTTAGTAAATTAGGAAAATTACGTAATTTAAACAAATAATTGCCCTATATCTCCCAAACAGAACCATACATTTTTTAAAATGCAATTGAGGGATTTCATTAAAGAATGCCATAATAGAAGTATTTTTAAATTACTTTCTATTTACATAGTAACTGCCTGGGTTACTCTTCAAGTTTTATCAGTAGTAATAGAACCTTTAAAACTTCCACAAAACACAGTTACCTATTTCATTATTATTTCATTAATAGGCTTACCAATATACATGCTTGTTTTATGGAATGCCAGATTAAAATATAAATCACACCAAGGTGATGACTCATTAATGGATAGTATTAAGAAGGAAATTAATTTTAAAAAGGGTTATTTCTTTTCAACAACTATCATTGGAGGACTTGCATTGTTTGCATCTGTTCTGGTTTTCAATCAGGGATTATCCCAAAACGCTTCTGAAATACCCATTGAAAAAAGCAACACCATTGCAGTATTAGATTTCGAAAACAACACGGGTGACAAGTCATTAGATGTTATAGGTAAAATGAGTTCAGATTGGTTGATTCATGGAATTACCGAGCATGATGCAGGCCAAGTAATTTCCCCAAAAACCATAAAAAATTACTCTGATTTAATGGGAGTGCCAATGAATGCACAGTTTGATATTAAATTTCTTGGCAAATTGCTAAAACCGAACAAAATAATAACAGGATCTTTTTATAATGTAAACAAAGATTTAATTTTTAATTGTGTTATAAAAAATGCAAGTGACAATACTATCTTAGAGGCTTTCCCCTCAATAAAATGTTCTATTGATAATCCAGTAAAGGGGATTGAAGAAATCAAACAATTGGTTTTGACCTATTTGCTCCAGGATGGTGACAAAAGGCTCATCCTCCAGGAAAATCCTCCAAGATATGAGGCTTTCCAAAAGAAAATTACTGCAGACGCAAATTATGATAATCAGGAACTATACATAAAATTATTGAATGAATCCATCGATTTAGACAGTACTTATTTTGAACCTAAGGTTTTGAGGGTACAGCACTATTATAATAATGGCGACTATAAAATAGCAGATTCATTAATAAAGATTATCGGGAGTAATCCAAAACTTAGCAAAAGGCAAAAAAATCTTTTGTTGTTCTGTGAGGCGCTGATTGACGGAAAAAATGATAGGATCTATCGGCACTGGAATCAAGAATATATTATAGCTCCATTCCATCTGGAAAGCAATTCAACTGAAATGGTATTGCTTACAGAGTTTATTTACAAACCCGAAAAAGTTGAAGAAGTTTTCAATATTATCCCTACCTCCGATTTGGTCATAGAAGATTGTGAGCATTGTAAGTACCGATATTTTATGATGGGGTTGGCCTACAATAATCTTGAAGAGTACGATAAAACAATTGCCCTGCTCGAACCAATCTGTAAAATAATAGATGATAGATCAATAGATTTCACCTTAATGCACGCCTATATTAAAGAGAACAAATTGGAAAACTTAAGGGATTTTATTTCTAAAAAATCCTTACTAATATCTAATCAGCAGAAAATTAATTATTTCAACTTCATAGGAAAGAATTCTTTACTGGTTAACAATAAAGAATTAGCGGATGAATTCTTCTCAAAATCCCTATCCCAAAATGGAGGTTTGTCACAGTCATTGGCCGAAGCAAACTATTATTTAGGTGACTATGCGAAGACCGTAGAATTGTTGCAGCCTTTATTAAACCATGATCAAAAGTCAATTATCACCACCCTTTATTTAGCGCTTTCCAAATATAATTCGGGCGAGCAAAAAGAAGCTATGGAATTATTGAATAGCTTAGATAAGCTTCGAAATAACTATGATTACGGCGATGTTGATTATGCTTATTCTCAATTTTATGCTTCCACCGGAAATCTGGAAAAAGCCATCAACCATTTAATGACTTCCGTGGCTAAAGGAAATACCTATCTTATTGACAATTTTCAGTACGACCCATTATTACTTAGTTTACAAAATCACCCAAATTTTAAAAAAGCATTTACTTTTTGGCACTAACTAATCTTATATATCAATGCTTAAATCAAATTTATTAATTGTTGAGTTTTCTCAATTTATTGAATTCTTGGATGTAATTGTTTGGCCGCTGACCTTAATTGCGGTGGTCTGGTTGTTTCGAAAAAACCTATCTGGAATTATTTCCAATATAGGCTCAGTTAAAGCGGGCGCAAGCGGATTCGAAATGACCTTCCAAGAAAAATTAGCAAATGTTTCAAATCTTTTAGAAAATGATACCCATGGCAAAACCAAATCGGCTTCTGATATTAATGTAGGATTTGAAAGACCAGGCAATCCTTATCAACAGTTATTAAATCTAAGGGATAAATTACATTCTAAAATTTTAAGAAAGGCTATCGACAGCGATATCCCAATAAATGATAATTCAACAAGGGACCTTATTAATCATTTAAAATTGCATAATTATATATCTAGCACAACTGCACAAAATGTTATTGCATTTATGGAACTTACAGAAGTTCATGACCCCAACATCACCCAAACTGATGTTAATAAGGCAACAACTCTTTTTAAACTATTAAATATTTAATTCTGTGGAAAAGGATAAGCTAAAAAATGCCTATGCCATACTAATTGGGGTTGGAGCCGATCTTAAAGAATCGGTAATTGATGCAAAATCTATTTATGATATTTTGATTGATGATAACTTATGTGGTTACAAAAAAGAAAATGTGTTTTTAATTACTGAAGAGGAGGCCACTAAAGACAACATTCTTAAAACCCTGGAGACCTTGAAAAATAAAGTAGATTTTGATTCATCAGTTCTTTTATTCTATTCAGGTCATGGCGGTTACCACGAAGGTGCAGACATCTATTATCTCCAACCAAATGATTTTACTCCAGAAAATTATATCGATGCCAAAGATTTAAGGCAGTTAATTAATGAAATGCGATCTAAGCGTATGGTTCTTTTTTTAGATTGCTGCCATGCCGCTGGAATGTTTAAACAAGGAGTAGGAAAATATCAAACACAGCTCACCCCTTCAGTAATTCCAGAAGATAATTTTAACAAGATTGAGGGTCTAGCCCAGAAAATTGATAATGACCAAGGCATCTCAATTGTCTCCTCATGTCGTGAAAATCAACTGTCTTGGATTATGGATGGAGATGAAAATAGTCTCTTTACAAAGTGCCTTTTAGAAGTTTTAAAAGGTACACATAAAACTTATTTTGAAGATGAATTCATTAGAATATCCGAAGTGGTCCATTACATTTTCAAAAGAGTTCCTGAAATTCAACCTTCTCAAAACCCATATGTAAATCTTCAAATTTATGATGATTTTGTTTTAAGCAATGTTCCTAAGAATTTACATGATAATATAAGCCATACCTTAACCAATTCTTCAGATAACAAACATCAACAAAGTTCCAAGAGTTTAATTCAATCCTATCGGGATGAGGAGAACAATAAAAACCTTATCCTATTTGTACATGGGTTCACAGGAGAAGGAAATGATTCATTTGGAAAATTCCCGGAATTTCTTTTGACTGAGCAAGGTTTAAAAGGCTGGGATATTAAACCAATTGGATATGCACCTAATGTTGTCCCCGAATTAGGTAAAGATGTTTGGTCCAATAGTACTGATATTGAAAAAATTTCCCAATATCTGATAACTTGTATGAAATACAAGTATGAAAAGTATAAAAGGGTTGCCATTATTGCACATAGCTTAGGAGGACTGGTTGTACAAAAAGCAATTGTCGATATGGACAAAGGGCACAGAAATAAAATTTCACATGTAATTCTTTTTGGTTGCCCAAGTTTAGGCATAGATTCAGAAGTATTAGAAAATTTATGGAAAGGAAGATACAAGGAGATGGATGAAAAAGGAGAATTCATCACAGACTTACGTGAAAAATGGGATGAAATTTTTTCTAATACACTTCCTTTTAAATTGAAAACAGTTGCCGGAACCGAGGATAATTATATCTCCTACAAATCATGCCATGATCCGTTTCCAAAAGATACTAGGGAATTTGTAACTGGCGACCATTTTACAATGGTAAAACCGCAGTCAACTGACGAAGCAGTTTATAAATTAATTTTAGGCGTTCTTACTGGAAACGAATTTTTTAAGGATTATGCAAAATCTGCCGAGATAAATATGCTCATTGGAAACTATGAAGAAGTCATAAATGAATTGTTTCCGAAGAAAGAACATTTAGATGCAAACGGCCTGAGAAATCTGGTTTTTGCGTTAGAAGGAACAGATAGGAGTTCAGAGATTTATGATTTATTAAACGATCATCCTCTTCTTAAAAATAATTCGGATTTTATGGGAATTCTTGGTGGCAGGCACAAGAGGGAGTATCTGAAAACCTATTCACAAAGTAGTGGAGAAAAGGCACTTGAATTTTATTCAAAAGGTTACCAAATGGCTAAAAATGATAAAAATGATTCACAGATTTATTATCATGCCATTAATTTGGCGTTTTTGAATCTTGTTTTGAAAAGGGATGAATCTAAAATGAAATCTTTTGCCGAGGAGGCAAAATCTTCTGCAGAAAATTGCAGAGATAACCTTTGGAAATTTGCTACATTGGGTGAAGCTTCAATTTATTTAGATTCCATGGAAGATGCAGAGGAATTGTATGTAAAAGCGGCGAGACAGGCAGATATAAGACAAAAAATATCAATGTTCACTAATGCATATACAAGTTATGCAGTTTTAATGGATGGAGTTTCAGAACATGATCGCTTTGCGAAGTTTTTAAAAACAACACTCCTTAATTAAACAGCTTTAAACAAGTTTTGAATTAGGAGTTTTGATTTTTTGATTATATTTAAAACTAATTAACCTTTATAACCAACTAAACGCGTGGCGACTAAGTCAATTGTCTTTGTGAGTTATTCACATGAGGACAAAGATATAGCATTAGGTCTTACCAAAGAATTACAGGCTCTTGGAGCAAATATTTGGATTGACCAAATTGGCATTAAATTAGGTCAACATTGGGATAATACCATTGAAGAAGCCTTAGAAGAAGCAGGTACTTTAATGGTCCTTATTTCAAATAATTCTGTAACATCTCCAAACGTTCAGGACGAAGTTTCTATTGCCATTAATGACAAAAAACGCATTGTTCCTATTCTTATTGAGCAATGCGAATTACCTATGCGCTGGCGCAGATTACAATATGCGGACTTTATTTCAGATCCTGAAAAATCTTTAAATGATGTTTTAGAAGCCTTAGAGATACAGCGCCCCCAAGGTTATATAGCGGATAAAATTAAATCGATTTTAAAATCACTTAAACACGGAAATGCTGACCTAGTTATCCCGAAACCTACGGATTCCTCTGAAACTACCTTTAATAATAAGGATATAGAAAAGAACAAAGAAGCTCTCCTAATTTCAGAACCAGAAATGGATAGAGCCACTTTGATGTACAGGAAAGTTATATCGAAAAATAAAATATTAATCATTTCAACGGCGGTAGCAAGTCTTTTCCTCATGACTATACTGCTGTTTATAACTAAAACTGAACCAACTTGGTTGGTAATTTTAGGATCTTTGATTTTAAATCTCCTTTCCATTAAACCAATCGGCAATATCAACAAAAGCTTCAAACGTATAGAATTAATAGATCTTCTAAAATTAAAAAGACAACGGTTGATTAGAATTATTGCTGATCTAGATGATGAAGAAATGGAGAATTTTAACCAAGAATTTACTAACTACATTTCACACTAGAGTATGAAAAGAATAGATGATAAACTTCAAGAAATTGAAAAATACCATAAACGCAATGGATTTCTCTTCATTCTATCCGTGATTCTTATTTTCGTTTGTATGGGTTTGGTTTTTATTTATGAAAAAGAAATTAGGGCCAAAGATGTTACAATCTCCGTTCAAAGTGATACTATTTCTGAACAAAAAATAAAATTATCCAAAACTTACCAGGAATTAGAAACAGCTTATTCCGATCTAAAAAACAGCTTAAATCCAGATAAATACTGGGCAAGCATACAAGATCAAAATTCTGTTGAATCCTATTTAAACTATATTACGAACGATTTAGAGATCGCAAAACCCTATAAGCAGGATGCTATAAAAACATTAGACAAAGACCCTATGGAACTTGAAGGTTTTGAAGGTTGGGTTTATGCAGGTAAAATGAATGAGGACATTTTTGAGGATGGTAGAATGACTGTTTTAATGAGAAATGATTCCACAGTAAATTTAAAAGATGTTCTTCCCAAAAAATTTGATATTATAAAGCATAATAAAAAAAATCCTCCCGCCTTATTCACCTATAAGAAATCTAAATTGACTTCTAGAAATCCTGCCATCCAGGTTTGGAGGGCGGGTTCAAAAGCATTCGTTGATAGTGTATACCAAGACGGGATTGAAATTAGGATTAAGGTTAAATATTACTAAATTTTGCCTACTTTATTCTGGTAAACCTCCAGTATGTGCCTGGCATTTTTCTTCTTTCCATTAAAAGATGTGCTCAAATGATATGGAATTATATCTATTAGAATTTTCTTAACAACTTTAAATTATGGGTCTCTATAGATTTGCTGAGAACCTTAAGAAATTTATATGAGTTTGAAAGTATCCTTGACCAAAATCACCCTTATTTTAATTTTATTTCTTTCATTACAAAATATAGTTAACGCTCAACAAAAAAGTGTAAGCCCCTATGAATGGAAATGGGGTCGAGATGGCATCTG belongs to Aegicerativicinus sediminis and includes:
- a CDS encoding toll/interleukin-1 receptor domain-containing protein, with product MATKSIVFVSYSHEDKDIALGLTKELQALGANIWIDQIGIKLGQHWDNTIEEALEEAGTLMVLISNNSVTSPNVQDEVSIAINDKKRIVPILIEQCELPMRWRRLQYADFISDPEKSLNDVLEALEIQRPQGYIADKIKSILKSLKHGNADLVIPKPTDSSETTFNNKDIEKNKEALLISEPEMDRATLMYRKVISKNKILIISTAVASLFLMTILLFITKTEPTWLVILGSLILNLLSIKPIGNINKSFKRIELIDLLKLKRQRLIRIIADLDDEEMENFNQEFTNYISH
- the rpmI gene encoding 50S ribosomal protein L35, whose amino-acid sequence is MPKMKTKSSAKKRFKLTGTGKIKRKHAFKSHILTKKSKKRKLALTHDTLVHEADENNVKLMLRLK
- a CDS encoding tetratricopeptide repeat protein — translated: MQLRDFIKECHNRSIFKLLSIYIVTAWVTLQVLSVVIEPLKLPQNTVTYFIIISLIGLPIYMLVLWNARLKYKSHQGDDSLMDSIKKEINFKKGYFFSTTIIGGLALFASVLVFNQGLSQNASEIPIEKSNTIAVLDFENNTGDKSLDVIGKMSSDWLIHGITEHDAGQVISPKTIKNYSDLMGVPMNAQFDIKFLGKLLKPNKIITGSFYNVNKDLIFNCVIKNASDNTILEAFPSIKCSIDNPVKGIEEIKQLVLTYLLQDGDKRLILQENPPRYEAFQKKITADANYDNQELYIKLLNESIDLDSTYFEPKVLRVQHYYNNGDYKIADSLIKIIGSNPKLSKRQKNLLLFCEALIDGKNDRIYRHWNQEYIIAPFHLESNSTEMVLLTEFIYKPEKVEEVFNIIPTSDLVIEDCEHCKYRYFMMGLAYNNLEEYDKTIALLEPICKIIDDRSIDFTLMHAYIKENKLENLRDFISKKSLLISNQQKINYFNFIGKNSLLVNNKELADEFFSKSLSQNGGLSQSLAEANYYLGDYAKTVELLQPLLNHDQKSIITTLYLALSKYNSGEQKEAMELLNSLDKLRNNYDYGDVDYAYSQFYASTGNLEKAINHLMTSVAKGNTYLIDNFQYDPLLLSLQNHPNFKKAFTFWH
- the rplT gene encoding 50S ribosomal protein L20, yielding MPRSVNSVAKRARRKKVLKQAKGYFGRRKNVWTVAKNAVEKAMQYSYRDRRNKKRTFRALWIQRINAGARQYGLSYSKFMGLLKANDINLNRKVLADLAMNNPEAFEAIVNKVK
- a CDS encoding EF-hand domain-containing protein — protein: MDTNDSILEKIQILITKYFSSPQEAFRFFDKNSDGKLSSQELVKLLKEAEISGFIRGIVARKLIESYDTSGDHYVDWEEFKMAYSELLGLNQEKKQN
- a CDS encoding caspase family protein; this translates as MEKDKLKNAYAILIGVGADLKESVIDAKSIYDILIDDNLCGYKKENVFLITEEEATKDNILKTLETLKNKVDFDSSVLLFYSGHGGYHEGADIYYLQPNDFTPENYIDAKDLRQLINEMRSKRMVLFLDCCHAAGMFKQGVGKYQTQLTPSVIPEDNFNKIEGLAQKIDNDQGISIVSSCRENQLSWIMDGDENSLFTKCLLEVLKGTHKTYFEDEFIRISEVVHYIFKRVPEIQPSQNPYVNLQIYDDFVLSNVPKNLHDNISHTLTNSSDNKHQQSSKSLIQSYRDEENNKNLILFVHGFTGEGNDSFGKFPEFLLTEQGLKGWDIKPIGYAPNVVPELGKDVWSNSTDIEKISQYLITCMKYKYEKYKRVAIIAHSLGGLVVQKAIVDMDKGHRNKISHVILFGCPSLGIDSEVLENLWKGRYKEMDEKGEFITDLREKWDEIFSNTLPFKLKTVAGTEDNYISYKSCHDPFPKDTREFVTGDHFTMVKPQSTDEAVYKLILGVLTGNEFFKDYAKSAEINMLIGNYEEVINELFPKKEHLDANGLRNLVFALEGTDRSSEIYDLLNDHPLLKNNSDFMGILGGRHKREYLKTYSQSSGEKALEFYSKGYQMAKNDKNDSQIYYHAINLAFLNLVLKRDESKMKSFAEEAKSSAENCRDNLWKFATLGEASIYLDSMEDAEELYVKAARQADIRQKISMFTNAYTSYAVLMDGVSEHDRFAKFLKTTLLN